A section of the Microcoleus sp. FACHB-831 genome encodes:
- a CDS encoding PP2C family protein-serine/threonine phosphatase, with protein MTAVPFPRQPSHSGDITSGGAAKPEPTPVFALKELVARLHREQNKIQDLLSSLGFALRSFNNLNQFLELIPLMVSRVTDADGGALILFKPNGQVRLERLHCQEGLVFQDIRKALEMATRQVSTSSTTGTDALDRVSTTTSPSLDERVSEYLGRDIHLFGTPILVKNSERGRLYVFSRDPQYTWTDTRQKLVRLVADQTAVAIANDELTVELRAKERLDQELEIAADIQRRLLPPQCPEIKGVEMAARCQTASRVGGDYYDFIPANYDQLRPKKILDNESAAWSVVIGDVMGKGVPAGLIMTMTRGMLRAEVLNGHSPARILQHLNRVMYADLENSNRFVTLFYSEYDPQSRILSYSNAAHNPPLLWQASTRAIQRLDTFGMLIGLDADSRYEDASVQLATGDTLLYYTDGFTDGANQNGDRFDEENLSRCFQWACQHGTSPQAILEYLFDQVQQFIGPGNRNADDMTLVVMQVKSFD; from the coding sequence ATGACAGCTGTGCCCTTTCCACGCCAGCCCTCTCACTCGGGTGACATTACCAGTGGTGGTGCTGCTAAACCTGAACCGACACCCGTTTTTGCCCTCAAAGAACTGGTGGCGCGTTTGCATCGAGAACAAAATAAAATTCAAGACTTACTAAGCTCTTTAGGTTTTGCTCTACGCAGTTTCAACAACTTAAATCAATTTTTAGAGCTAATTCCCCTTATGGTATCTCGCGTCACCGATGCCGATGGCGGCGCACTCATACTGTTCAAGCCGAACGGTCAGGTGCGGCTTGAAAGGCTACACTGCCAAGAGGGTTTGGTGTTTCAGGATATTCGTAAAGCGCTAGAGATGGCTACTCGTCAAGTTAGTACATCCTCGACAACGGGGACGGACGCGCTCGATCGCGTCTCTACAACTACATCGCCATCGCTTGACGAGCGGGTAAGCGAGTACCTGGGGCGAGATATTCATCTGTTTGGCACGCCCATTCTGGTTAAAAATAGCGAGCGGGGGCGCCTTTATGTGTTCAGCCGCGATCCGCAATACACTTGGACAGATACCCGACAGAAGTTAGTCCGCTTAGTGGCAGATCAAACAGCAGTCGCGATCGCCAACGATGAACTAACGGTCGAACTCCGCGCCAAAGAACGCCTCGACCAAGAATTAGAAATCGCCGCTGACATCCAACGTCGTCTGCTACCCCCCCAATGCCCCGAAATCAAAGGTGTCGAAATGGCGGCGCGCTGCCAAACAGCTAGCCGAGTCGGAGGCGATTACTACGATTTCATCCCTGCTAACTACGATCAACTGCGCCCCAAAAAGATACTCGACAACGAATCAGCGGCTTGGAGTGTTGTTATTGGCGATGTCATGGGCAAAGGCGTCCCAGCAGGCTTGATTATGACCATGACGCGGGGAATGCTACGAGCCGAAGTGCTAAACGGTCACTCACCCGCCCGAATTTTGCAACACTTAAATCGGGTGATGTACGCGGATTTGGAGAATTCCAATCGATTTGTCACTCTTTTTTATTCAGAGTATGACCCGCAAAGTCGTATCCTTTCTTATAGCAATGCTGCCCACAATCCACCTTTGTTGTGGCAAGCATCAACCCGTGCCATCCAGCGTCTTGATACCTTTGGGATGCTAATTGGCTTGGATGCTGACTCACGCTATGAGGATGCCAGCGTGCAGCTGGCAACTGGAGACACGCTCCTTTATTACACTGACGGCTTTACCGATGGCGCTAACCAAAATGGCGATCGCTTTGATGAAGAAAACCTGAGCCGCTGTTTTCAGTGGGCTTGCCAGCATGGCACAAGTCCGCAGGCCATTCTCGAATATCTGTTCGACCAGGTTCAGCAGTTTATTGGCCCAGGCAATCGCAACGCCGATGATATGACTCTGGTCGTTATGCAGGTAAAATCTTTTGATTGA
- the argH gene encoding argininosuccinate lyase codes for MKEQKTWSQRFESALHPAIARFNASISFDIELIEYDITGSIAHAKMLAKTGIISPEEGEQLVAGLEQIRGEYRRGEFTPGIDAEDVHFAVEKRLTELVGDAGKKLHTARSRNDQVGTDTRLYLRDQIQQIRHQLREFQGVLVDIAEQNVETLIPGYTHLQRAQPVSLAHHLLAYFQMSQRDWERLGEIYQRVNISPLGSGALAGTTFPIDRHYTAELLNFGGVYANSLDGVSDRDFAIEFLCAASLIMVHLSRLAEEVILWSSQEFGFVTLKDSCATGSSIMPQKKNPDVPELVRGKTGRVFGHLQGMLVLMKGLPLAYNKDLQDDKEALFDSVKTVKACLEAMTILLQEGLEFRIDRLREAVESDFSNATDVADYLAARGVPFREAYNLVGKVVKTSLAAGKLLKELSLEEWKQLHPAFEEDIYQAIAPRQVVAARNSYGGTGFDQVRQQLLAAQSQLSG; via the coding sequence GTGAAAGAACAAAAAACATGGAGCCAGCGGTTTGAATCGGCGTTGCATCCCGCGATCGCACGCTTTAATGCCAGTATTAGTTTTGATATTGAGCTGATTGAATACGATATCACCGGATCTATCGCTCATGCCAAAATGCTTGCCAAAACTGGCATCATTTCACCCGAAGAAGGCGAGCAACTTGTTGCTGGCTTGGAGCAAATTCGCGGTGAATATAGGCGAGGTGAATTCACTCCTGGTATAGATGCTGAAGATGTCCATTTCGCAGTAGAAAAACGGCTGACAGAATTAGTCGGTGATGCAGGCAAAAAGCTGCACACGGCGCGCTCGCGCAACGACCAAGTTGGTACCGATACCCGCCTCTACCTACGCGACCAAATTCAACAAATTCGCCATCAGCTCCGGGAATTTCAGGGCGTTTTGGTCGATATCGCCGAACAGAACGTGGAAACCCTGATTCCCGGCTACACGCACCTGCAACGCGCCCAACCCGTGAGTCTAGCTCACCACCTCTTAGCCTATTTTCAAATGTCTCAACGCGATTGGGAACGCTTGGGCGAAATCTACCAGCGCGTCAATATCTCGCCGTTGGGGAGTGGCGCTCTAGCTGGCACGACTTTCCCTATCGATCGGCATTACACGGCAGAACTATTGAATTTTGGCGGAGTTTATGCTAATAGCCTCGATGGAGTGAGCGATCGCGACTTTGCTATAGAATTCCTCTGTGCCGCCAGCCTGATTATGGTTCACCTTAGCCGCCTCGCAGAGGAAGTCATCCTCTGGTCTAGCCAAGAATTCGGCTTCGTCACCCTCAAAGATAGCTGCGCCACGGGATCGAGTATCATGCCTCAAAAGAAAAACCCCGACGTGCCAGAACTGGTGCGAGGCAAAACCGGGCGCGTCTTTGGACATCTCCAAGGAATGCTGGTGCTGATGAAGGGGTTGCCCTTGGCTTATAACAAAGACTTGCAAGACGACAAAGAAGCTTTGTTTGACAGCGTGAAGACAGTAAAAGCTTGTCTGGAGGCGATGACCATCCTCCTGCAAGAAGGTCTGGAATTTCGGATAGATCGCCTAAGAGAAGCCGTAGAGTCCGATTTTTCTAACGCGACCGATGTCGCTGACTATTTGGCTGCGCGCGGCGTGCCGTTCCGGGAAGCTTATAACTTAGTAGGTAAAGTTGTTAAAACCAGCTTGGCCGCCGGGAAACTGCTCAAAGAGCTTAGTTTGGAGGAGTGGAAGCAATTGCACCCAGCCTTTGAGGAAGATATTTATCAAGCGATCGCCCCCCGACAAGTTGTAGCTGCCCGCAATAGCTACGGCGGTACGGGTTTCGACCAGGTTAGACAACAATTACTTGCCGCCCAATCTCAACTTAGCGGGTAA
- a CDS encoding RNA-binding protein — MTIYIGNLSYEVSQDDLKQVFEEHGSVKSVVIPIDRETSKARGFAFVEMQEGTHEDAAITALDGAEWMGRSLRVSKARPKESTNTRGGGPRDRGRF, encoded by the coding sequence ATGACTATTTACATTGGCAACCTGTCTTACGAGGTTTCCCAAGATGACTTGAAGCAAGTTTTTGAAGAACATGGTTCGGTCAAAAGTGTGGTGATACCCATAGATCGGGAAACCAGTAAAGCGCGGGGTTTTGCCTTCGTGGAAATGCAGGAAGGGACGCATGAAGATGCAGCCATAACTGCACTCGACGGTGCAGAATGGATGGGGCGATCGCTCCGCGTCAGCAAAGCTCGACCCAAAGAAAGCACTAACACGCGAGGGGGAGGGCCGCGCGATCGCGGCAGGTTCTAA
- the bcp gene encoding thioredoxin-dependent thiol peroxidase: MTLNIGDIAPPFSLPDAQGNIHSLEELQGCRVVLYFYPRDNTPGCTKEACAFRDAYADYQANNIVVFGISTDDPKAHNKFTTKYQLPFTLLCDVDAKVSTAYGSYGLKKFMGKEFMGVYRYTFVIAPDGRIEKIYTKVKPESHATEILADLSDRDSSKQVS, translated from the coding sequence ATGACGCTCAACATCGGTGATATTGCGCCTCCTTTCAGCCTACCTGATGCCCAAGGAAACATCCATAGTCTTGAGGAATTGCAAGGGTGTCGTGTCGTGCTGTATTTTTATCCGCGCGATAATACTCCCGGCTGCACGAAGGAAGCTTGCGCCTTTCGAGATGCTTATGCCGACTACCAAGCAAATAATATTGTAGTTTTCGGCATTAGTACAGATGACCCTAAAGCTCATAACAAATTTACCACCAAGTATCAGTTGCCCTTTACCCTGCTATGCGATGTAGATGCCAAAGTCTCTACAGCTTATGGTAGTTACGGGCTAAAAAAATTTATGGGCAAAGAATTTATGGGCGTTTACCGCTACACCTTCGTAATTGCCCCAGATGGTAGGATTGAGAAAATTTACACGAAAGTAAAACCAGAATCCCACGCGACGGAAATTCTGGCAGATCTGAGCGATCGCGATTCCAGCAAGCAAGTCTCCTAA
- a CDS encoding NUDIX hydrolase, which translates to MLRSWQFVKTVIGIIFRHPVTGATIIPILPDGQIVFIRRRDTGEWGLPGGMVNWGDDIPTTVRRELAEETGLEVVNIRRLVGVYSSFERDPRIHSISVLVEADVQGSFQIQDTLEISDVKAFSREELPLGKLCHDHDRQLQDYLNGVTTLA; encoded by the coding sequence ATGCTTCGCTCATGGCAATTTGTAAAAACTGTAATAGGGATTATATTCCGCCATCCCGTTACAGGCGCGACCATCATCCCCATTCTCCCTGATGGTCAGATTGTTTTCATTCGCCGCCGCGATACGGGTGAATGGGGCTTACCTGGGGGTATGGTCAATTGGGGTGACGATATTCCCACAACAGTGCGGCGGGAATTGGCTGAAGAAACTGGACTGGAAGTAGTGAACATTCGCCGCTTAGTAGGAGTTTACTCTTCCTTCGAGCGCGACCCCAGAATACATTCTATTTCCGTCTTAGTCGAAGCCGACGTGCAGGGGTCGTTTCAGATTCAGGATACCCTTGAGATCTCTGATGTCAAAGCGTTTTCTAGGGAAGAGCTGCCCTTGGGCAAACTCTGCCACGACCACGACCGACAGTTACAGGACTACTTGAACGGCGTGACAACACTTGCGTAG
- a CDS encoding alpha/beta fold hydrolase translates to MDLLLRNSRIKLSQGQVFWREIGSGPILVFLHGFFTDSSQWLPVIEQLNREHHCFAPDLLGFGESERPNMHYSIQLEVECLAEFLEALKLREVYLIGHSLGGWIAASYALKYLEQVRGIVLVAPTGVQAEKIRGNKRWNRWLLGRPPILSWLLRSLRFPAQLLGFSKKISAALEMRQQLLQSPTACQLLFQRRPSEIQAELLEERLEWLKVPVLVLQGGQDTHAAIAESKAYAALSPRAALQIINLGGNDLPQQLPDVVAGHIRDFVSGVDF, encoded by the coding sequence ATGGATCTACTCCTACGCAATTCTCGAATTAAACTATCTCAAGGGCAAGTTTTCTGGCGTGAAATCGGTTCTGGGCCGATTCTCGTTTTTTTGCATGGGTTCTTTACCGATAGCAGCCAATGGCTACCTGTTATAGAGCAATTAAATCGGGAACACCATTGCTTCGCGCCGGATTTGCTGGGGTTTGGTGAATCGGAACGCCCCAATATGCACTACTCGATCCAGTTAGAAGTGGAATGTCTGGCTGAGTTCTTGGAGGCGTTGAAGCTGCGCGAAGTATATTTAATCGGTCACTCGCTGGGTGGCTGGATTGCTGCTAGCTATGCGCTGAAATATCTAGAGCAGGTTCGCGGTATCGTACTGGTGGCACCGACAGGAGTGCAAGCGGAAAAAATTAGAGGAAACAAGAGGTGGAATCGATGGTTGCTGGGGCGTCCGCCAATATTATCTTGGTTGTTGCGTAGTCTCCGCTTCCCGGCACAATTACTGGGTTTCTCCAAGAAAATCTCGGCGGCGCTAGAAATGCGACAACAGCTATTACAGTCTCCCACCGCCTGCCAGTTGTTATTCCAACGCCGCCCATCGGAAATTCAAGCTGAGTTATTAGAGGAACGACTGGAATGGCTGAAAGTGCCAGTTTTGGTTTTGCAAGGGGGACAGGATACTCACGCAGCGATCGCCGAAAGTAAAGCTTATGCTGCATTGTCTCCCAGAGCCGCCCTGCAAATCATAAACTTGGGTGGAAACGACTTACCCCAACAACTCCCCGATGTTGTGGCTGGGCATATTCGCGACTTTGTGAGTGGTGTTGACTTCTAA
- a CDS encoding pantothenate kinase: MSIDKIWLGLMIGNSRLHWARFIGETLQEAWDTEFVERRRETPSLQDEQSVPLYLASVVPTQTALWQDYPDVRVITLEQIPLRKLYPTLGIDRALAVLGAGETYGYPCLVIDAGTALTFTGVDENRCLVGGAILPGLKLQLESLGKRTAALPQVELPSQLPTRWAKSTPEAIESGVVYTVLSGMRDFIEAWWHSFPESRVVLTGGDRAILLNYLQSQYPDIAAGVIGDRHLIFWGMRKIVL, translated from the coding sequence ATGAGTATAGATAAGATTTGGCTGGGGTTGATGATTGGCAACTCGCGGCTGCATTGGGCGCGGTTTATCGGAGAAACCCTTCAAGAAGCTTGGGATACTGAGTTTGTAGAACGCAGACGCGAGACGCCATCTCTACAAGATGAACAGTCTGTGCCTCTTTATCTGGCTTCTGTTGTTCCGACTCAGACCGCCCTTTGGCAAGACTATCCAGATGTGCGCGTCATTACTTTAGAACAAATCCCGCTAAGAAAGTTATATCCGACGCTGGGAATAGACCGGGCTTTGGCTGTTTTGGGTGCTGGGGAAACTTACGGTTATCCGTGTTTGGTAATTGATGCTGGGACTGCGCTAACTTTCACAGGTGTTGATGAAAATCGTTGTCTGGTGGGTGGGGCGATTTTACCAGGATTAAAGTTGCAGCTAGAGTCTCTGGGTAAAAGGACTGCTGCCCTGCCGCAAGTTGAATTACCCAGCCAATTACCAACACGATGGGCTAAAAGTACGCCAGAGGCAATTGAAAGTGGTGTTGTCTACACGGTTTTGTCAGGTATGCGGGATTTTATCGAGGCTTGGTGGCACTCGTTTCCAGAAAGTCGGGTTGTACTGACAGGGGGCGATCGCGCTATTCTCCTAAATTATCTACAATCCCAGTATCCCGATATAGCTGCTGGGGTAATTGGCGATCGCCATCTAATTTTCTGGGGAATGCGGAAAATTGTTTTGTAG
- a CDS encoding diflavin flavoprotein, producing the protein MVALTERTQQKRLTIQTGEIAPDTIAIRSLDWDRDRFDIEFGLQNGTTYNSFLIRGEQTALVDTSHAKFSQLYLDTLKGLIDPTEIDYLIISHTEPDHSGLVKDVLELAPNLTVVGNKVAIQFLEGFVHQPFKKKIVKNGDKLDLGNGHELEFVIAPNLHWPDTSFTFDHKTQTLYTCDAFGMHYCSDSTFDEDLGAIEADYRFYYECLMAPNARSVLSALKRMGELPEVATIATGHGPLLHHNVTELVGRYRQWSSEKAKAETTVAVFYVSDYGYSDRLSQTIAKGITKTNVAVEMMDLKSADPQEVQELVSRSAGIVISTPPAANPAAQAAVSIVLAAAKDKQTVGIFEAYGGDDEPVDPMVSKFRDLGLAVAFPAIRIKDTPTEATYQLCEEAGTDLGQWLTRDRTIKQIKSLDAELEKALGRISGGLYIITAHKGDVNGAMLASWVAQASFQPLGFTIAVAKDRAIESLMQVGDRFVLNVLEEGNYQSLMKHFLKRFAPGADRFAGVKTQPAENGSLILTDSLAYLECQVASRMECSDHWIVYSTVDTGRVSKPESLTAVHHRKVGNYY; encoded by the coding sequence ATGGTAGCGCTCACCGAAAGAACCCAACAAAAGCGTTTGACAATACAGACCGGAGAGATTGCCCCAGATACGATCGCCATTCGTTCGTTGGACTGGGATCGCGATCGCTTCGATATAGAATTTGGACTGCAAAACGGCACTACATACAATTCCTTCCTAATCCGGGGCGAACAGACTGCCTTAGTTGACACCTCCCATGCCAAGTTTAGCCAGCTGTATTTAGACACCCTAAAAGGTCTGATCGACCCGACTGAAATAGATTATCTGATTATCAGCCATACCGAGCCAGACCACAGCGGCTTGGTCAAAGATGTCCTTGAACTGGCTCCTAATTTAACTGTTGTAGGAAACAAAGTAGCAATCCAGTTCCTCGAAGGTTTTGTGCATCAGCCATTTAAGAAAAAAATTGTCAAAAATGGCGACAAACTCGATTTAGGCAACGGTCACGAATTGGAATTTGTCATCGCGCCTAATTTACACTGGCCCGATACAAGTTTTACCTTCGACCACAAAACCCAAACCCTGTACACCTGCGATGCTTTTGGGATGCACTATTGCTCTGATAGCACCTTTGATGAAGATTTAGGCGCTATTGAGGCAGATTACAGATTTTACTACGAGTGCCTGATGGCTCCCAATGCCCGTTCCGTCCTGTCTGCCCTCAAGCGGATGGGCGAACTGCCAGAAGTTGCCACCATTGCGACGGGACACGGCCCCTTGCTGCATCATAACGTTACGGAATTGGTGGGACGTTATCGCCAGTGGAGCAGTGAAAAAGCAAAGGCAGAAACGACCGTAGCTGTATTTTACGTTTCCGATTACGGGTACAGCGATCGCCTGTCGCAAACCATCGCCAAAGGCATCACAAAAACAAATGTTGCCGTTGAAATGATGGATCTCAAATCAGCAGATCCCCAAGAAGTTCAAGAACTCGTCAGCCGTTCTGCTGGAATTGTTATCAGCACTCCCCCAGCAGCTAATCCAGCGGCTCAAGCTGCTGTGAGTATCGTATTAGCAGCTGCCAAGGACAAGCAAACTGTCGGCATTTTTGAGGCTTACGGGGGGGATGATGAACCCGTCGATCCGATGGTTAGCAAATTTAGAGACTTGGGTTTGGCGGTAGCATTCCCAGCAATTCGGATTAAAGACACGCCTACAGAAGCAACTTACCAGTTGTGCGAAGAAGCGGGGACAGACTTAGGACAATGGCTAACCCGCGATCGCACTATCAAGCAGATCAAGTCCCTCGATGCGGAACTTGAAAAAGCATTGGGGCGGATCAGCGGTGGACTGTATATTATCACTGCTCACAAAGGCGACGTTAACGGTGCGATGTTGGCATCTTGGGTGGCTCAAGCCAGCTTCCAACCTTTGGGCTTTACAATCGCTGTAGCCAAAGACCGTGCTATTGAGTCTTTGATGCAAGTAGGCGATCGCTTCGTCCTCAACGTGCTAGAAGAAGGCAATTACCAAAGCTTAATGAAACACTTCCTCAAGCGTTTCGCCCCCGGTGCGGATCGTTTTGCAGGAGTAAAAACCCAGCCAGCTGAAAATGGTTCGCTGATTTTGACGGATTCCCTCGCCTACCTAGAGTGCCAAGTAGCCAGCCGTATGGAATGTAGCGATCACTGGATTGTCTACAGCACCGTCGATACTGGTCGCGTTTCTAAGCCGGAGTCTCTCACAGCAGTTCACCACAGAAAAGTCGGCAATTATTATTAG